The Bacteroidota bacterium genome window below encodes:
- a CDS encoding YqgE/AlgH family protein produces MAIQSDIQIKQGDLLLSEPFMRDTHFKRTVILICEHNELGSAGLILNQSAGMTIADAIDTFPQVESDLFFGGPVETELLFYVHTLGEKIPGSKHIIDNIYWGGDFEQMKFLLDTKQVGKNDIRFFAGYSGWGPGQLKAEHDTNSWIVTPATHSFVFESNYKHLWKSVLRSMGKSFGNIANYPEDPMLN; encoded by the coding sequence ATGGCTATACAATCAGACATACAAATTAAGCAAGGCGATCTTTTGCTATCAGAGCCTTTTATGCGCGATACTCATTTTAAGCGCACCGTTATTCTTATTTGCGAACACAACGAATTGGGAAGTGCAGGACTAATATTAAACCAATCAGCCGGCATGACGATAGCCGATGCAATCGATACATTTCCCCAGGTTGAGAGCGATTTATTTTTTGGAGGCCCTGTAGAAACAGAGTTGCTGTTTTATGTGCACACATTAGGCGAAAAAATTCCGGGAAGCAAACATATTATCGACAATATTTATTGGGGTGGCGATTTTGAGCAGATGAAATTTTTGCTCGATACCAAACAAGTTGGAAAAAACGATATTCGTTTTTTTGCCGGATACAGCGGGTGGGGCCCTGGTCAGTTAAAAGCAGAACATGATACCAATAGCTGGATAGTTACTCCGGCAACGCATTCATTTGTTTTTGAATCCAATTACAAACACTTATGGAAAAGTGTATTGCGAAGCATGGGCAAGTCGTTTGGTAACATTGCAAATTATCCCGAAGACCCCATGCTTAATTAA